From one Haloarcula taiwanensis genomic stretch:
- a CDS encoding transcriptional regulator: protein MTDLGGVEDDPDWAAFANLSPVAQTCLLVVEAHDGDGWRGLIAQKAQEGLGTSDRWVREQLSELEAAGLVEASGPNKRRETYSVTEDGHEVLAGMRDSLDRALGGDS from the coding sequence ATGACGGACCTCGGTGGCGTCGAGGACGACCCGGACTGGGCGGCCTTCGCGAACCTCTCGCCGGTCGCACAGACCTGCCTGCTTGTGGTCGAAGCCCACGACGGCGACGGCTGGCGCGGACTCATCGCACAGAAAGCACAGGAGGGACTCGGCACGAGTGACCGCTGGGTCCGGGAACAACTCTCGGAACTGGAAGCGGCGGGGCTGGTCGAAGCGTCGGGACCGAACAAGCGACGAGAAACGTACTCGGTGACCGAGGACGGCCATGAGGTGCTGGCCGGGATGCGGGACAGTCTTGACCGGGCGCTGGGGGGAGACTCGTGA